One window from the genome of Salvia miltiorrhiza cultivar Shanhuang (shh) chromosome 7, IMPLAD_Smil_shh, whole genome shotgun sequence encodes:
- the LOC130995917 gene encoding probable RNA-dependent RNA polymerase 1: MGRTIQVSGFPGLVPAERIKMLLEQPYLRSIVGTIFAIQVKSGKPGRAYAVVQFTDSLDDEKLMYLKNYRLRCNTYYLKFWEQKTDIVPNPRTYDNVVEGVTLNLGCQISEDEFSVLWKASDVSIKFGTGLKNMHLFLCHESVEYRLQLYYDNIWQIVLYNSGGQAAQVLLIQLYGAPRIHKKLPDSVYSYFQQTPDDQWVRTTDFTPSSCIGQSSGMCLQFPSGIKLPEFERHFVYYKESKKPFFLENGVPFCENLDLVPIMQPRGLELPYRLLFKVCCLVQTGCLPGPKLDDNFYRLLNPKSFDITYLEQLLEKLYYLKECCYDPHSWLIEQHQNYCTFKKPKPPAVNDDLVHIHRVQVTPTKVYFHGPEANVSNRVLRNFHDHIDNFLRVSFVEEDWSKMYASDLSPRGAGGDESTRTKLYERVLSTLRNGITIGSKKFEFLAFSSSQLRENSLWMFAPVDGLNADDIRRWMGDFSSIRNVAKYAARLGQSFGSSTETLSVAQNEVEKIPDVEVVTNGTTYIFSDGIGKISVDFARRVAIKCGLKSNIPSAFQIRYGGYKGVVAIDPTSSVKMSLRPSMLKYQSDDTKLNVLGWSKYQPCFLNRQIITLLSTLGVMDHVFEKKQREAVAQLNDILVDPLKALEALDLMSLGENTYILKEMLKCGYKPDEEPFLAMMLQTFRSSQLLDLRTKSRIFIPQARNMMGCLDETGTLEYGQVFVQFSGAGQRRFYEESIKFDEYTSTDHNYIVKGKVAVAKNPCLHPGDLRVLEAIDVPALHHMVNCIVFPQKGTRPHPNECSGSDLDGDIYIVCWDPDLIPPKQFDPMDYNPAPATRLDHEVTIQEVQEYFTNYILNESLGIIANAHTVFADKEPSMALSSPCLELAQLHSVAVDFPKTGVPAQIPPKLRVKEYPDFMEKLDKPTFESTGVIGKLFREVKHVTTDTTSLRFTKEVARSSYDADMEVDGFRDYIKEAFECKTNYDRKLGNLMDYYGIKTEGEILSRAIMKVSKTFDRRKSAEAIGAAVKSLRNEARSWFKKGSKSGNPYAMASAWYHVTYHHDFWGHYNKDMKKRNHYISFPWCVYDKLVQIKNENARKYHPTSSSDQVGIRKENARKKHSKSSSDQGVEKENARKDRSKSSSGQEKMNKENAASKVHSESSSDQGGCKDNMDEKAVQRSDIEMSSLR; encoded by the exons ATGGGAAGGACGATTCAGGTGTCTGGCTTCCCTGGCCTTGTTCCTGCCGAAAGGATCAAAATGTTGTTGGAGCAGCCATACTTACGCAGTATTGTGGGTACTATATTTGCCATACAAGTAAAAAGTGGGAAACCTGGACGAGCTTATGCTGTAGTCCAATTTACGGATAGCCTAGATGATGAGAAATTAATGTATCTCAAAAATTATCGCCTAAGGTGTAATACttattatttgaaattttgGGAACAAAAAACTGACATTGTGCCAAATCCTAGAACATATGACAATGTTGTGGAGGGTGTAACTCTGAATTTAGGATGCCAGATATCAGAAGATGAGTTTTCAGTGTTGTGGAAAGCTTCTGATGTTTCTATTAAATTCGGAACTGGGCTAAAGAACATGCACTTATTTTTGTGTCATGAATCAGTTGAATACAGGCTTCAGCTCTACTATGACAATATATGGCAGATTGTGCTGTATAATTCAGGCGGTCAAGCTGCCCAGGTGCTTCTCATACAG TTATATGGAGCACCGCGAATACACAAAAAGCTTCCAGACTCTGTGTATAGCTATTTTCAGCAAACTCCAGATGATCAATGGGTCCGAACAACAGATTTTACTCCATCATCGTGTATTGGACAATCTTCCGGCATGTGTCTCCAGTTTCCTTCTGGCATCAAACTTCCAGAGTTTGAAAGACACTTTGTATATTACAAAGAAAGTAAAAAGCCATTCTTCTTGGAAAATGGAGTGCCATTTTGTGAAAATCTGGATCTAGTACCGATTATGCAACCTCGAGGTCTTGAATTGCCATATAGACTATTATTCAAGGTTTGCTGTTTGGTACAAACTGGATGTCTTCCAGGGCCGAAGCTAGATGACAATTTCTATCGGTTGCTAAATCCAAAATCATTTGATATTACATACCTAGAGCAACTTTTGGAAAAGCTTTATTATTTGAAGGAGTGCTGCTATGATCCTCACTCATGGCTTATCGAGCAGCATCAGAACTACTGCACCTTCAAGAAACCGAAACCTCCTGCTGTGAATGATGACCTGGTGCATATTCACAGGGTCCAAGTCACTCCAACCAAAGTGTATTTCCATGGTCCAGAAGCAAATGTATCAAATCGTGTGTTACGCAACTTCCATGATCACATTGACAATTTTCTTCGTGTTTCCTTTGTGGAAGAGGACTGGAGTAAGATGTATGCATCTGATTTATCACCAAGGGGAGCTGGTGGGGATGAGAGCACAAGAACGAAGCTGTATGAGAGGGTACTTTCAACACTGAGGAATGGCATCACAATTGGGAGCAAGAAATTCGAGTTCCTTGCATTTTCCTCAAGTCAGTTACGGGAGAATTCCCTTTGGATGTTTGCTCCAGTGGATGGCTTAAATGCTGATGATATAAGGCGCTGGATGGGCGACTTCAGTTCCATTCGAAACGTGGCAAAATATGCAGCAAGGCTTGGCCAGTCCTTTGGTTCGTCCACAGAAACACTGAGTGTTGCTCAGAATGAGGTTGAAAAAATCCCCGATGTTGAGGTTGTAACAAATGGAACCACATATATCTTTTCTGATGGGATTGGAAAGATATCAGTCGACTTTGCACGAAGAGTTGCTATAAAATGTGGACTCAAAAGCAATATCCCATCTGCCTTCCAGATAAGGTATGGTGGCTACAAAGGAGTTGTGGCAATTGATCCCACTTCATCTGTGAAGATGTCGTTGAGACCGAGCATGTTGAAGTATCAATCAGATGATACAAAACTAAACGTTCTAGGATGGAGCAAATATCAACCCTGCTTCTTGAATCGCCAAATCATCACACTCTTATCCACTCTGGGGGTCATGGATCATGTCTTTGAGAAGAAGCAAAGGGAAGCAGTAGCTCAGCTGAACGATATTTTAGTTGATCCACTGAAGGCTCTGGAAGCTTTGGATCTCATGTCACTAGGAGAAAACACTTACATCTTAAAGGAAATGTTGAAATGTGGGTATAAACCCGATGAAGAGCCATTTCTTGCAATGATGCTGCAAACTTTCCGCTCATCACAACTACTGGATTTACGGACAAAATCCAGAATATTCATCCCACAAGCTAGAAATATGATGGGATGTCTCGATGAAACTGGCACCTTAGAATACGGACAAGTGTTTGTGCAATTTTCTGGTGCCGGGCAGAGGAGGTTCTATGAGGAATCCATTAAGTTTGATGAGTATACATCTACGGATCATAATTACATCGTCAAAGGAAAGGTGGCTGTGGCTAAGAACCCATGCTTGCACCCGGGTGATCTTCGGGTTCTAGAAGCTATTGACGTCCCAGCGTTGCATCACATGGTGAACTGCATAGTTTTCCCTCAGAAGGGAACGAG ACCACATCCAAATGAATGTTCTGGGAGTGATTTGGATggagatatatatattgtttgttGGGACCCTGACTTGATTCCACCAAAACAATTCGATCCTATGGATTACAATCCTGCCCCAGCCACACGGCTCGATCATGAGGTTACAATTCAG GAGGTCCAAGAATACTTTACCAACTACATTTTGAACGAGAGTTTAGGAATCATTGCCAATGCCCACACTGTTTTTGCTGACAAGGAGCCATCCATGGCCTTGAGCAGTCCTTGTTTAGAACTAGCTCAGTTACATTCAGTGGCAGTCGACTTCCCCAAAACCGGCGTTCCTGCACAGATCCCTCCTAAACTACGTGTAAAAGAATACCCCGATTTCATGGAGAAGCTTGACAAGCCCACCTTCGAATCCACTGGTGTGATAGGTAAGCTCTTCAGGGAGGTGAAGCATGTCACCACCGACACAACTTCCTTAAGGTTCACAAAAGAAGTGGCTAGAAGCTCTTACGATGCTGACATGGAAGTCGATGGTTTCAGAGACTACATTAAGGAAGCATTCGAGTGCAAAACCAACTATGATCGTAAACTGGGAAACCTGATGGACTACTACGGCATCAAAACTGAGGGTGAGATATTGAGCAGAGCTATTATGAAGGTGTCGAAAACCTTTGATCGCAGAAAGAGTGCTGAAGCGATTGGTGCTGCAGTGAAGTCTCTGAGGAATGAAGCCAGATCATGGTTCAAGAAAGGAAGCAAATCGGGCAATCCGTATGCAATGGCTTCGGCTTGGTATCACGTGACTTATCATCACGATTTTTGGGGTCATTACAACAAGGATATGAAGAAGAGGAATCACTACATCAGTTTTCCATGGTGTGTGTACGACAAGCTTGTCCAGATCAAGAATGAGAATGCAAGAAAATATCACCCAACAAGCAGCTCAGATCAAGTAGGAATCAGGAAGGAGAATGCAAGAAAAAAACACTCAAAAAGCAGCTCAGACCAAGGAGTCGAGAAGGAGAACGCAAGAAAAGATCGTTCAAAAAGCAGTTCAGGTCAAGAAAAGATGAACAAGGAGAATGCTGCAAGTAAAGTTCACTCAGAAAGTAGTTCAGATCAAGGAGGATGCAAGGACAATATGGATGAAAAGGCAGTTCAAAGGTCTGACATTGAAATGAGTAGTTTGAGATGA
- the LOC130995932 gene encoding LOW QUALITY PROTEIN: fructokinase-like 2, chloroplastic (The sequence of the model RefSeq protein was modified relative to this genomic sequence to represent the inferred CDS: inserted 2 bases in 1 codon; deleted 1 base in 1 codon): MASISFTQFSSMPRICRWQSKGNSPCINLWKIQDFRLNGKVVMAVSRSKTTGSSPEMESAGEAVVVEKKTRKTTKRASARTKKVVDNPVEISAVNDNVGGEELLTTADSAEDSSKTKPRTRKKAPSTSKALAEDGVTKKPTRQRRRSKKADAADNLGSETELSDGEGEAFISTLDEESEEELELEIDDGEDISFTYGWPPLVCCFGAAQHAFVPAGRRANRLIDYEFHESKKDVLWEPERFVRASGGSASTVAVALASLGGKVAFMGKLGDDAFGQSLLYFLNTNRVQTRSVRVDGNRETAVSRMKVVRRGGLRMTSAKPCAEDCLSRSEINVDVLKEAKMFYFNTSSLLDRSMRSTTLRAIKIAKKLGSVIFFDLNLPLPLWQSSEETKRFIQRAWSLADIIEVTKQELEFLCGITPSEKFDTKDNCKSKFTHYTPEVVSQLWHDGLKILFVTNGTSKIHYYTKEHNGAVLGMEDAPVTPYTSDMSVSGDGIVAGLMRMLTVQPHLISDKGYLERSIKYAISCGVIDQWLQARALGYPAKEGMEDXVVSDPHGIRSVTEKEYRTLVPSSS; the protein is encoded by the exons ATGGCTTCAATTTCTTTCACACAGTTTTCTTCGATGCCCAG GATATGCAGGTGGCAATCGAAAGGTAATTCCCCTTGTATAAACTTATGGAAAATTCAAGATTTTCGATTAAATGGAAAAGTAGTTATGGCAGTATCGAGGAGTAAAACAACTGGTTCTTCACCTGAAATGGAATCAGCTGGAGAAGCAGTAGTTGTGGAGAAGAAGACTCGAAAAACTACTAAGCGAGCTTCTGCAAGAACCAAAAAAGTAGTGGATAATCCAGTTGAAATTTCTGCAGTCAATGACAATGTTGGAGGTGAAGAATTGCTCACAACTGCAGATTCAGCTGAGGATTCGAGTAAAACCAAACCTAGAACTCGAAAAAAAG CTCCATCAACATCCAAGGCATTGGCAGAAGATGGCGTGACTAAGAAGCCGACGAGGCAGAGAAGGCGTAGCAAGAAGGCTGATGCCGCGGATAATCTAGGTAGTGAGACCGAACTCAGTGATGGTGAGGGGGAGGCATTCATCTCGACTTTGGATGAAGAGAGTGAAGAGGAGCTAGAGCTTGAAATAGATGATGGGGAGGATATAAGCTTCACCTACGGATGGCCACCTCTAGTTTGTTGTTTTGGTGCAGCTCAACACGCTTTCGTTCCAGCAGGAAGGCGGGCCAACAGACTCATCGACTATGAGTTCCACGAGAGCAAGAAGGATGTCCTGTGGGAGCCCGAGAGATTTGTTAGGGCTTCTGGAGGATCTGCGAGT ACTGTTGCAGTAGCTCTTGCGAGTTTGGGGGGTAAAGTTGCTTTCATGGGCAAACTTGGGGATGATGCCTTTGGCCAGTCCTTGTTGTATTTTCTCAACACCAACAGAGTGCAAACGAGGTCAGTACGCGTGGATGGTAATAGGGAAACGGCTGTTTCGCGCATGAAAGTTGTTAGGAGGGGCGGCTTGAGGATGACTAGTGCCAAGCCGTGTGCAGAGGATTGCTTATCGCGGTCTGAGATCAATGTTGATGTGTTGAAAGAG GCGAAAATGTTTTACTTCAATACATCCAGCCTCCTTGACCGAAGCATGAGATCCACAACGCTACGAGCTATCAAGATCGCTAAGAAGCTTGGAAGTGTGATATTTTTCGATCTCAACCTTCCGTTGCCACTTTGGCAATCTAGTGAAGAAACCAAGAGGTTCATACAGAGAGCTTGGAGTCTTGCTGATATCATTGAGGTCACGAAGCAAGAGCTCGAATTCCTTTGTGGGATAACACCATCAGAAAAATTTGATACCAAAGATAACTGTAAATCTAAGTTCACTCATTATACTCCAGAAGTCGTGTCTCAGCTCTGGCACGACGGCCTCAAGATTCTGTTTGTGACGAATGGAACTTCCAAGATACATTACTATACTAAGGAGCACAATGGTGCTGTGCTCGGAATGGAGGATGCACCCGTCACTCCTTACACCTCCGACATGTCTGTATCTGGAGATGGCATTGTTGCAG GTTTAATGAGAATGCTGACTGTTCAGCCACATCTCATCTCCGATAAAGGCTACTTGGAGCGATCAATCAAGTATGCCATCAGCTGTGGTGTGATAGACCAATGGCTGCAAGCGCGAGCCCTAGGCTACCCTGCGAAAGAAGGCATGGAAGA TGTGGTCTCGGATCCTCATGGAATAAGATCAGTTACGGAGAAGGAATACAGAACATTAGTTCCTTCAAGTTCGTGA
- the LOC130995945 gene encoding LOW QUALITY PROTEIN: folate synthesis bifunctional protein, mitochondrial (The sequence of the model RefSeq protein was modified relative to this genomic sequence to represent the inferred CDS: deleted 1 base in 1 codon), protein MNIIKQVVAVKYGGRAAKTSFEAARLRLFHDAPVEVNSEEQEVVIALGSNVGDRLHNFEEALQRMKKSDIQITRHGCLYETEPAYVTDQPRFLNSAVRATTKLGPHKLLATLKEIERDLGRTAAIRYGPRPIDLDILFYGSRTVNTDTLTIPHERIWERPFVMAPLIDLLGVQPDNETVKSWHTLSRRSGGLFEAWEELGGESLVGKDGMERVLPVGNRLWSWSANTSVMGVLNVTPDSFSDGGKFLSLESAVSRVRSMLLEGADIVDLGAQSTRPMASKLSPDQELDRLIPVLEAVRDMPEMEGKLISVDTFHSQVALEAVSKGAHLVNDVSGGKLDAKMHDVVAALRTPYIAMHMRGDPSTMQNRENLAYDDVCGDVAAELCTRVRDAELSGIPAWKMIIDPGIGFSKNTEQNLDILMGLPAIRSEIGKKSLAVAHAPLLVGPSRKRFLGEICGRPIAGERDPATVAAVTAAVLGGANIVRVHNVRDNRDAVKLCDAMLNRRGS, encoded by the exons ATGAATATTATCAAACAGGTGGTGGCCGTCAAATACGGTGGGAGAGCTGCTAAGACTTCATTTGAAG CAGCAAGATTGCGCCTATTTCATGATGCTCCGGTGGAAGTGAACTCCGAGGAGCAGGAAGTTGTGATTGCCCTAGGAAGCAATGTGGGCGACAGGCTCCATAATTTTGAGGAGGCGTTGCAGCGGATGAAGAAATCAGACATCCAGATCACACGACATGGCTGCTTGTACGAGACTGAACCTGCCTATGTAACTGATCAGCCTCGATTCCTCAATTCTGCTGTTAGAGCAACTACAAAGCTCGGCCCTCACAAGCTGCTGGCGACGCTCAAGGAGATTGAGAGGGACTTGGGCCGAACTGCTGCCATTAGGTACGGCCCTAGGCCTATCGACTTAGACATTCTGTTTTATGGGAGTCGAACTGTCAACACCGATACTCTTACCATCCCACATGAGAGAATATGGGAGAGGCCTTTTGTGATGGCCCCTTTGATTGATCTGTTGGGAGTTCAACCAGACAACGAGACGGTTAAATCTTGGCACACACTGTCGAGGCGTTCGGGTGGACTCTTTGAGGCGTGGGAGGAGCTGGGAGGCGAGTCACTCGTTGGGAAGGATGGGATGGAAAGAGTTTTGCCTGTTGGGAATCGGTTGTGGAGTTGGTCTGCAAACACCTCTGTCATGGGGGTTCTGAATGTGACTCCTGATAGTTTCAGCGATGGGGGGAAGTTTCTATCTCTCGAGTCAGCAGTTTCTCGGGTTCGATCCATGCTTCTAGAAGGTGCAGACATAGTCGACTTAGGGGCACAATCAACGCGCCCCATGGCATCTAAGCTGTCTCCCGATCAAGAGCTGGATAGACTGATCCCCGTCTTGGAAGCTGTCAGAGATATGCCGGAGATGGAGGGGAAGCTGATATCTGTCGACACTTTCCATTCACAGGTCGCGTTGGAGGCGGTCAGCAAGGGCGCTCATCTTGTCAACGATGTGTCTGGTGGAAAGCTGGACGCGAAGATGCATGACGTGGTGGCTGCCCTTAGAACTCCTTACATCGCGATGCACATGAGAGGCGATCCATCCACAATGCAGAATCGAGAGAATCTAGCGTATGATGATGTGTGTGGCGATGTGGCAGCCGAGCTTTGCACGAGGGTTAGAGATGCCGAG CTATCTGGTATTCCGGCATGGAAGATGATCATAGATCCGGGAATTGGATTCTCCAAGAATACTGAACAAAATTTGGACATTCTCATGGGGTTGCCGGCCATTCGGTCTGAGATTGGTAAGAAGAGCTTAGCGGTGGCCCACGCCCCGTTGCTAGTAGGGCCTTCGAGGAAGAGGTTCTTGGGTGAGATCTGTGGTCGGCCCATTGCAGGCGAACGAGATCCAGCCACTGTTGCCGCTGTCACGGCTGCGGTTCTGGGTGGAGCAAATATAGTGAGAGTGCATAATGTGAGAGATAACAGAGATGCTGTCAAACTCTGTGATGCCATGCTGAATAGGAGAGGTTCTTGA
- the LOC130995987 gene encoding uncharacterized protein LOC130995987, with translation MNEGVQKNTLYVGGLAEEVNEQILHAAFIPFGDIKDVKTPLDQATQKHRSFGFVTFLEREDAASAMDNMDGAELYGRVLTVNYALPEKIKGGEQGWAAKPIWEDADTWFERQQQEQEMLRLQAEQRAAMEAAEDLHRKKMAEEREGEKDDAADDPMAKAEAEVLKQNAGA, from the exons ATGAACGAAGGAGTGCAGAAGAATACGCTCTACGTCGGCGGTCTGGCCGAGGAAGTGAACGAGCAAATACTCCACGCCGCCTTCATCCCATTCGGAGACATTAAGGATGTGAAGACGCCGTTGGACCAGGCCACGCAGAAGCACCGCTCCTTCGGCTTCGTCacttttctagagagagaagacGCCGCTTCCGCCATGGACAACATGGACGGCGCCGAACTCTACGGCCGCGTCCTCACCGTCAATTATGCGCTTCCCGAGAAAATCAAGGGTGGAGAGCAGGGCTGGGCCGCCAAACCTA TTTGGGAGGATGCTGACACCTGGTTCGAGAGGCAGCAACAAGAGCAGGAAATGCTGCGGCTTCAAGCAGAGCAACGAGCAGCGATGGAGGCAGCCGAAGATTTGCACAGAAAGAAGATGGCTGAGGAGCGAGAAGGCGAGAAAGATGATGCTGCTGATGATCCTATGGCAAAGGCTGAAGCTGAGGTTTTGAAGCAGAATGCTGGAGCCTAG